From a single Sediminibacterium sp. KACHI17 genomic region:
- a CDS encoding multicopper oxidase domain-containing protein, with translation MRLLLLVYILLSVSLNGITQHNAHAVSATRQPFMVRQGNKIVYHLYVTDTVVNYTGKKSNAVAINGSIPAPTLYFTEGDTAEIQVHNLMHMETSIHWHGLILPNEQDGVPYLTTAPIHKLSTHVFRFPIVQHGTYWYHSHTMLQEQSGMYGAIVIQPKKKITEAEEVVLLSDWINENPHQVERSLHFATDWYAIKKGATQNYIQAIREKKFGTKVINEWKRMMAMDVSDVYYDALFTNGKVDDMHARYKPGDKVRLRIINGSSSTYFWIRFAGGKMSVVANDGAEVVPVEVDRLIIGVSETYDVVVTIPDAGSYELLSTAEDRTRSTSLWLGEGEKKYAPVLPRLKYFEGMKMMNGMMNMDGTMNDMGMKMSLQQMDMNTVMYPEIVDSNENIVTLNYAMLRAPAKTTLPDGPVRELKFELTGNMNRYVWTLDNKTISESDKILIKQGENIRIILTNNSMMRHPMHLHGHFFRTLNGQGEYAPLKTVLDIMPMETDTIEFHASEKYGDWYFHCHILYHMMSGMGRIFSYENTPANPQIPDPIKALRKVYRDDRRFYLGAQIGVESNGSDGEIMLANTRWMFQNEWRLGLTPEKGYENEFHIGRLIGRNQWFMPYIGFDWRYRKHTEMEKNIFGQVNTKDQRGVICFGFQYTLPMLLRFDTRVDMKGNVRMQIGREDIPVSSRLRMNLMWNTDKEYTTGFRYILSKYVSVSSHYDSDMGWGAGITITY, from the coding sequence ATGCGTTTATTGCTTTTAGTATATATCCTTCTTTCCGTATCTCTTAATGGCATTACGCAACATAATGCACATGCTGTTTCAGCAACACGTCAACCTTTTATGGTGCGACAAGGGAACAAGATTGTTTATCATTTGTATGTAACGGATACCGTTGTGAATTATACCGGAAAGAAATCTAACGCGGTTGCTATCAATGGCTCTATTCCAGCGCCCACACTTTATTTCACTGAAGGCGATACTGCTGAGATACAGGTGCACAATCTGATGCACATGGAAACTTCTATTCATTGGCATGGCCTTATACTTCCGAATGAGCAGGATGGCGTACCCTATCTTACAACAGCTCCCATTCATAAACTTAGTACGCATGTGTTTCGGTTTCCGATTGTTCAGCATGGCACGTATTGGTATCATTCACATACCATGCTTCAGGAGCAAAGCGGTATGTATGGGGCTATTGTGATTCAGCCGAAAAAGAAAATTACAGAAGCCGAGGAAGTAGTACTATTAAGTGATTGGATCAATGAAAATCCCCATCAGGTAGAAAGGTCCTTGCATTTTGCCACAGACTGGTATGCCATTAAAAAAGGAGCTACACAGAATTATATACAAGCCATTCGCGAGAAAAAATTCGGAACCAAAGTAATCAATGAGTGGAAAAGAATGATGGCCATGGATGTGAGTGACGTTTATTATGATGCATTGTTTACAAATGGGAAAGTGGATGACATGCATGCCCGATACAAGCCGGGAGATAAAGTAAGATTGCGAATCATCAATGGAAGTTCTTCCACTTATTTCTGGATACGTTTTGCGGGCGGCAAGATGAGTGTTGTTGCAAATGATGGTGCAGAAGTTGTTCCGGTAGAAGTAGACCGACTGATTATCGGAGTATCAGAAACCTATGATGTAGTTGTTACTATTCCAGATGCAGGCAGTTATGAATTATTGTCTACTGCAGAAGACAGAACACGCAGTACTTCATTATGGCTTGGGGAAGGAGAGAAAAAATATGCGCCTGTACTACCTCGCTTAAAATACTTTGAGGGAATGAAGATGATGAATGGAATGATGAATATGGATGGTACCATGAATGATATGGGGATGAAAATGAGTTTGCAGCAAATGGACATGAATACTGTCATGTACCCGGAGATCGTAGACAGTAATGAAAACATTGTAACACTGAATTATGCGATGCTTCGCGCGCCGGCTAAAACTACACTACCTGATGGACCGGTTAGAGAGTTGAAATTTGAACTTACCGGTAATATGAATCGCTATGTGTGGACACTTGATAATAAAACCATTTCCGAGTCGGATAAGATATTGATCAAGCAGGGAGAGAATATACGTATCATACTCACCAATAATTCTATGATGCGTCACCCCATGCACTTACATGGACACTTCTTTCGTACGTTGAATGGGCAAGGTGAATATGCTCCATTAAAAACAGTTTTGGACATTATGCCTATGGAGACTGATACCATTGAGTTTCATGCATCAGAGAAATATGGGGATTGGTATTTTCATTGTCATATCTTATATCACATGATGAGTGGAATGGGGAGAATATTTTCTTATGAGAATACGCCTGCTAATCCACAAATTCCTGATCCAATAAAAGCTTTACGAAAAGTTTATCGAGATGACAGACGTTTCTATTTAGGGGCACAAATAGGAGTAGAGAGTAATGGTAGTGATGGAGAGATCATGTTGGCCAATACCAGATGGATGTTTCAGAATGAATGGCGATTAGGGCTTACGCCGGAAAAGGGCTATGAGAATGAGTTTCATATTGGCAGATTGATCGGGAGAAACCAATGGTTCATGCCTTATATTGGTTTTGACTGGCGTTATCGGAAACATACGGAAATGGAAAAGAATATTTTTGGTCAAGTGAATACCAAAGATCAACGTGGCGTTATTTGCTTTGGATTTCAGTATACACTTCCCATGTTATTAAGATTTGATACCCGCGTTGATATGAAAGGAAATGTTCGTATGCAAATCGGTAGAGAAGATATTCCTGTCAGTAGCAGACTACGAATGAATCTTATGTGGAATACAGACAAAGAGTATACGACAGGATTTCGGTACATATTGTCTAAGTATGTTTCAGTCTCATCGCATTATGATAGTGATATGGGTTGGGGTGCAGGTATTACCATTACTTATTGA
- a CDS encoding heavy metal transport/detoxification protein, protein METLKFKTTIKCMGCVSKATPFLNEVVGSENWKVDVNNPDKVLEVTANGNTAASDVVKAVQEAGFKAEPIQ, encoded by the coding sequence ATGGAAACACTGAAATTCAAAACAACCATTAAATGTATGGGTTGTGTATCAAAAGCTACTCCTTTTCTGAATGAAGTTGTAGGATCTGAAAATTGGAAAGTGGATGTGAATAATCCTGATAAAGTATTAGAAGTTACTGCCAATGGAAATACAGCTGCAAGTGATGTTGTGAAAGCGGTACAGGAAGCAGGATTTAAAGCAGAACCCATTCAATAA
- a CDS encoding DUF3347 domain-containing protein — protein sequence MKQLLIIIMLLISKMGIGQTASLQELLRQYLDLKNQLVESNAANAQKSATVLNGKIENLSAQALSEKEAKAFSSLKDVLNKHAKELSSQSDLAKQRVAFAALSQPMIDLFKIVSVKESSLYVDYCPMKKAYWLSTEKTIRNPYYGNAMLSCGSIKETIKE from the coding sequence ATGAAACAGCTACTGATCATCATCATGTTACTCATTTCGAAAATGGGTATCGGACAAACCGCTTCTTTACAAGAACTTTTACGTCAATACCTGGATCTAAAAAACCAATTAGTTGAGAGCAATGCAGCCAATGCACAAAAATCGGCTACTGTATTGAATGGGAAGATCGAGAATCTCTCTGCACAAGCTCTTTCTGAAAAAGAAGCCAAAGCTTTCAGCTCTCTCAAGGATGTATTAAATAAGCATGCAAAAGAGCTGTCTTCACAATCTGATCTGGCAAAACAACGGGTGGCTTTTGCAGCATTATCACAACCCATGATCGATTTGTTTAAGATCGTATCTGTAAAAGAATCCTCACTTTATGTGGACTATTGTCCAATGAAAAAAGCCTATTGGTTAAGTACAGAAAAGACGATCCGTAATCCTTACTATGGAAATGCCATGCTTTCATGTGGTAGTATCAAAGAAACAATCAAAGAATAA